One window from the genome of Spirosoma rhododendri encodes:
- a CDS encoding SDR family oxidoreductase — protein sequence MILVTGATGHLGGAVVDFLLKKVAADQVAVLVRDAAKAADLAEKGVSVRVGNYHDKASMVQAFQGVDTLLLVSTSDLDDRVGQHLNVINAAKEAGVTRVVYTGVTMQNIDQSPLKDFMGEHFETEENLKKSGLTYTFLRNSLYADVLPMFFGPGVLETGIFLPAGQGRVPYATRENMAEAAANVLAGDGHDNQTYELVNTESWSMDDAAAILSELAGKSITYTDAPNDVYTNVLTNAGVPEGAIGFTIGFANAIGKNDFDLPGDTLTQLLGRKPASLRDYLQTTYFGGK from the coding sequence ATGATTCTTGTAACCGGAGCTACCGGCCATCTGGGCGGTGCCGTTGTTGATTTTCTGCTTAAAAAAGTAGCTGCCGATCAGGTAGCCGTACTGGTACGGGATGCTGCCAAAGCCGCTGACCTGGCCGAAAAAGGGGTTAGTGTCCGTGTCGGCAATTACCACGACAAAGCGTCGATGGTGCAGGCGTTTCAGGGCGTCGATACGTTGTTGCTTGTCTCGACCAGCGATCTGGACGACCGGGTTGGGCAACACCTCAACGTAATCAATGCCGCGAAGGAAGCGGGCGTAACGCGGGTAGTCTACACGGGCGTAACGATGCAGAACATCGACCAGTCGCCGTTGAAAGACTTCATGGGTGAGCACTTTGAAACCGAAGAAAACCTGAAGAAATCGGGCCTGACGTACACCTTCCTGCGCAACAGCCTGTATGCCGATGTACTGCCGATGTTCTTCGGTCCCGGTGTGCTGGAAACGGGTATTTTCCTGCCAGCAGGGCAGGGGCGCGTGCCGTATGCTACCCGCGAAAACATGGCCGAAGCAGCCGCCAACGTGCTTGCCGGCGACGGACACGACAACCAGACCTACGAGCTTGTCAACACGGAAAGCTGGTCGATGGACGATGCGGCTGCCATCCTGTCGGAACTGGCTGGTAAAAGCATCACCTACACCGACGCGCCAAACGACGTGTATACCAATGTCCTGACGAACGCAGGCGTACCGGAAGGTGCGATCGGGTTCACAATCGGTTTTGCCAATGCCATTGGTAAGAACGATTTCGACCTGCCCGGCGATACACTGACGCAACTGCTCGGCCGGAAACCGGCGTCACTGCGCGACTACCTGCAAACCACGTATTTCGGTGGTAAGTAA
- a CDS encoding DEAD/DEAH box helicase yields MSATQQHDRLLTSLGITALNPMQEAALTAIPGKTDTFLVAPTGSGKTVAFLLPLLQLLTPDSPTVQCLILVPSRELAIQIEQVWKKMATGYKVNVCYGGHPVDTEIRNLSNPPAVLIGTPGRIADHITRRSFALDGIHTLILDEFDKSLTLGFQDEMAFIIDGLRNLRRRVLVSATAGISIPGFVRLQSPTTLTFTADETATRALTMEVVYTPDKDKIDALTSLLCTLDSEPALIFCNHRETADRTCTLLGDRGIYARAYHGGMEQDDRERALILFRNGSVRYLITTDLAARGLDIPEMKFVIHYHLPPNEPEFVHRNGRTARMHASGTVYLLLHSDEPYPAYLPDNLPEFRLSDGKLALPAPPEFQTLYISGGRKNKLNKVDIVGFFTQKGALEKGELGRIDVQDFMSFAAVKTTKVSALLTRISQEKMKGKKYKIEVAR; encoded by the coding sequence ATGAGTGCGACACAACAACACGACCGGCTATTGACCAGTCTGGGTATTACGGCCCTGAACCCCATGCAGGAAGCCGCTCTGACTGCCATTCCGGGCAAAACCGATACATTTCTGGTGGCACCGACCGGCTCGGGTAAAACCGTAGCGTTTCTGCTGCCGCTGCTTCAGTTGCTTACCCCCGACAGCCCGACCGTGCAGTGCCTGATTCTGGTACCGTCGCGCGAGCTGGCGATTCAAATTGAGCAGGTCTGGAAAAAGATGGCGACGGGCTACAAGGTCAACGTCTGCTACGGCGGGCATCCGGTCGATACCGAAATTCGTAACCTGAGCAACCCACCAGCCGTACTGATCGGTACGCCCGGCCGCATCGCCGACCACATTACCCGCCGGTCGTTTGCGCTCGACGGTATACATACGCTGATTCTGGACGAGTTCGATAAGTCGCTGACGCTGGGTTTTCAGGATGAGATGGCCTTTATCATCGACGGGCTGCGTAACCTCCGCCGACGGGTGCTGGTATCGGCCACGGCGGGCATCAGCATTCCCGGTTTTGTGCGGCTTCAGTCGCCCACGACGCTTACGTTTACCGCCGACGAGACAGCCACGCGCGCGCTGACGATGGAAGTGGTTTATACGCCGGACAAAGACAAAATCGACGCCCTGACCAGTTTGCTTTGTACGCTCGATTCTGAACCCGCCCTGATCTTCTGCAACCACCGCGAAACCGCCGACCGGACCTGTACCCTGCTGGGCGACCGGGGCATTTATGCCCGCGCTTACCACGGCGGCATGGAGCAGGACGACCGCGAACGCGCCCTGATTCTGTTTCGGAATGGCAGTGTGCGCTATCTGATTACGACCGATCTGGCCGCGCGTGGACTGGATATCCCCGAAATGAAGTTCGTGATTCATTATCATCTGCCGCCCAACGAGCCGGAGTTTGTTCACCGGAACGGCCGCACCGCCCGGATGCACGCGTCGGGAACGGTATACCTGCTATTGCATTCCGACGAACCTTACCCCGCTTACCTACCCGACAACCTGCCTGAGTTCCGGCTATCCGACGGTAAACTTGCGCTACCTGCCCCGCCCGAGTTTCAGACGCTGTACATCAGTGGCGGTCGGAAAAACAAACTCAACAAAGTCGATATCGTCGGCTTTTTCACCCAGAAGGGAGCCCTCGAAAAAGGCGAGCTAGGGCGTATCGACGTGCAGGATTTCATGTCGTTTGCCGCCGTCAAGACCACGAAGGTATCGGCACTGCTGACCCGAATCAGTCAGGAAAAAATGAAGGGAAAGAAGTACAAAATCGAAGTAGCGCGGTAA
- a CDS encoding winged helix-turn-helix transcriptional regulator, with protein sequence MNQKKTDEFRFTPHCHEQLRAIYDTLDLVSGKWRIAVISSLNFLGECRFGELQRIVDGIGAKMLSQVLKELEDNELVIRTVHDTKPVTVSYRLTDYGRTLEKIIEEMASWGINHRRRILHDNTAPAPISEPEPVTADW encoded by the coding sequence ATGAACCAGAAAAAGACCGACGAGTTTCGATTTACGCCCCACTGCCACGAGCAACTTCGTGCTATCTACGACACGCTTGATCTGGTCAGCGGCAAATGGCGCATTGCCGTCATCAGCTCACTAAATTTTCTGGGCGAATGCCGCTTCGGCGAGTTGCAGCGCATTGTCGATGGCATCGGTGCCAAAATGCTCTCGCAGGTGTTGAAGGAGCTGGAAGACAACGAACTGGTAATCCGGACGGTACACGACACCAAGCCCGTAACGGTATCGTACAGGCTGACCGACTACGGCCGGACGCTGGAAAAAATCATCGAAGAAATGGCCAGCTGGGGGATTAATCATCGTCGGCGGATTCTGCACGACAATACGGCTCCTGCGCCCATCAGCGAACCGGAGCCAGTCACTGCTGATTGGTAG
- a CDS encoding NAD(P)H-binding protein, translated as MNIVITGSLGHISKPLTQQLVQNEHSVTVISSSADRQTDIEAIGAAAAIGSVQDADFLTKTFAGADLVYCMTPPAYFHDPTIEPLPFYRNTATAYAQAIRQAGVKRAIYLSSFGADLDHGTGFIVGSHDSETILNELTDVAITHIRPTSFYYNLFGIIGQIKYTGRIAANYGADDLIPMVSPLDIAAAIADEIEQPAEHRKIRYVGSDEITGNEAAAKLGAAIGRPDLQWVLISDDETLAGLTAAGLPANLAEGMVELYGSLHSGRLQADYNRNKPTFGRVTFDDFAADFAAAYNRS; from the coding sequence ATGAACATCGTTATCACCGGTTCGCTGGGCCATATCAGCAAGCCCCTCACGCAACAGCTCGTGCAAAATGAGCATAGCGTCACGGTTATCAGCAGCAGTGCCGACCGGCAGACCGACATCGAAGCCATCGGTGCGGCAGCCGCCATCGGCTCGGTGCAAGACGCTGATTTTCTGACTAAAACCTTCGCCGGGGCCGACCTCGTGTACTGCATGACCCCGCCCGCGTACTTCCACGACCCAACCATTGAACCGCTGCCGTTTTACCGCAACACAGCCACGGCCTACGCGCAGGCGATCCGGCAGGCGGGCGTCAAACGGGCCATTTACCTGAGCAGCTTCGGTGCCGATCTCGACCATGGTACCGGCTTTATCGTCGGGTCGCACGACAGCGAAACCATACTGAACGAACTGACCGACGTCGCCATCACGCACATCCGCCCGACCTCGTTCTACTACAACCTGTTCGGCATCATCGGGCAGATCAAATACACCGGACGTATCGCGGCCAACTACGGAGCCGACGACCTGATCCCGATGGTTTCCCCGCTCGACATTGCAGCTGCTATCGCCGACGAAATTGAACAGCCCGCCGAACACCGGAAAATCCGGTACGTCGGCAGTGACGAAATAACGGGCAACGAAGCAGCCGCCAAACTGGGCGCGGCTATCGGCAGGCCGGACCTGCAATGGGTACTCATCAGCGACGACGAAACGCTGGCAGGTCTGACGGCCGCCGGTCTGCCCGCGAATCTCGCCGAGGGCATGGTCGAGCTGTACGGCAGTCTCCACAGTGGTCGGTTGCAGGCCGATTACAACCGCAACAAACCCACGTTTGGGCGCGTTACGTTTGACGATTTTGCCGCCGACTTCGCAGCCGCTTACAACCGGTCGTAG
- a CDS encoding aldo/keto reductase produces MNTSIPTYTLSNGVTIPQIGFGTWQTPDGDTAISSVKAALEAGYRHIDTAAAYGNEASIGQAIADSGIDRSELFITTKLWNTQRGYDTTLKAFDESMGKLGLDYLDLYLIHWPSNGKQFSDWQTINAETWRAFEKLYNDGRIKAIGVSNFLPHHLDALAKTATVTPMVNQIEYHPGFMQTETVDYCNDHNILVQAWSPLGTGKMLTDETLTGIAANYGKSVAQVCIRWCLQTGTLPLPKSVTPHRIRENLDVLDFTLTDADVQTINQLPYIGGSGLNPDTVSF; encoded by the coding sequence ATGAATACATCCATCCCCACGTACACGCTCAGCAATGGCGTTACGATTCCCCAAATTGGTTTCGGCACCTGGCAAACACCCGATGGCGATACCGCAATCAGTTCTGTGAAAGCCGCGCTCGAAGCGGGGTACCGCCATATCGACACGGCGGCTGCTTATGGCAATGAAGCCAGTATCGGGCAGGCCATCGCCGATAGCGGCATCGACCGGTCGGAGCTGTTTATCACGACCAAACTCTGGAACACGCAGCGCGGCTACGACACGACTCTGAAGGCGTTCGATGAGTCGATGGGCAAACTCGGACTCGACTACCTCGACCTGTACCTGATTCACTGGCCCTCCAACGGAAAGCAGTTCAGCGACTGGCAGACGATCAACGCCGAGACGTGGCGGGCATTCGAAAAACTGTACAACGACGGGCGTATCAAGGCCATTGGTGTCAGTAATTTCCTGCCCCATCACCTCGACGCGCTGGCCAAAACGGCGACCGTTACGCCGATGGTCAATCAGATTGAATATCACCCCGGATTCATGCAAACTGAAACGGTTGATTACTGCAACGACCACAATATCCTGGTGCAGGCATGGTCGCCATTGGGAACGGGTAAGATGCTGACGGATGAAACACTGACCGGTATTGCGGCCAACTACGGCAAATCGGTGGCGCAGGTGTGTATCCGGTGGTGTCTGCAAACCGGTACGCTCCCACTACCCAAATCAGTAACGCCCCACCGCATCCGCGAAAATCTGGACGTACTGGACTTTACGCTGACCGACGCTGATGTGCAGACAATTAATCAGTTGCCGTACATCGGTGGCTCAGGCCTTAACCCAGACACGGTTAGTTTCTAG
- a CDS encoding SDR family oxidoreductase: protein MILITGATGQLGGAVIDHLLKQVPASQLAAFVRDEQKAAPLRELGVSLRVGTYDDTASLDRAMQGIDTVLLVAGTDEEKRVQQHQNVVNAAKRAGVQRIAYTSRALKDRTTLVNRLMDGHFQTEDYIKASGLTYTLFRNILYMDAIPQFIGGNAVFERGIVVPAGQGRVSFALRSDMGEAMANALVRPPEGSVTYQLTNRETYSFHDIAAALTDLSGRPVTYTPVEPAAFEAQLIGRGLPDVMARRITGFITDIANGQEDIVTPDLETLLGRKPASLNEGLARLFSLVR from the coding sequence ATGATACTAATAACGGGAGCCACCGGCCAACTGGGCGGGGCCGTCATCGACCACCTACTGAAACAAGTACCTGCCAGCCAGCTTGCGGCCTTCGTGCGCGACGAGCAGAAAGCCGCTCCCCTGCGCGAACTGGGCGTAAGTCTGCGCGTGGGTACCTACGACGATACGGCCTCGCTCGACCGGGCGATGCAGGGCATCGACACGGTACTGCTGGTAGCGGGCACCGATGAAGAAAAGCGCGTGCAGCAGCACCAGAACGTGGTCAACGCGGCCAAACGGGCGGGTGTGCAGCGCATTGCCTACACAAGCCGTGCCCTCAAAGACCGCACGACGCTGGTGAATCGGCTGATGGACGGGCATTTCCAGACGGAAGATTACATCAAAGCCAGCGGCCTGACGTACACGCTGTTTCGAAACATCCTGTACATGGACGCCATTCCGCAGTTCATTGGGGGCAATGCCGTTTTCGAGCGCGGCATCGTTGTACCGGCGGGGCAGGGTCGGGTGTCGTTTGCCCTGCGGAGTGACATGGGCGAAGCGATGGCCAACGCTCTGGTCCGGCCACCCGAAGGTAGCGTAACCTACCAGCTTACCAACCGGGAAACGTATTCGTTCCACGACATCGCTGCGGCCCTCACCGACCTGTCGGGCAGGCCGGTTACCTACACCCCCGTTGAGCCAGCCGCTTTCGAAGCGCAACTCATCGGGCGCGGCCTGCCCGACGTCATGGCTCGGCGCATCACCGGCTTCATCACCGACATTGCCAACGGGCAGGAAGATATCGTAACCCCTGATCTGGAAACCCTGTTGGGCCGCAAACCGGCGTCGTTGAACGAGGGGCTTGCCCGGCTGTTTAGTCTGGTGCGGTGA
- a CDS encoding class I SAM-dependent methyltransferase — METNPNKALWEKGDFTKLAELMRKSGETFVATLGITPTMHVLDLGCGDGTTALPEARLGATVLGVDIARNLVAAGNERVKAEGLTNCTFQEGDATDLHALADASFDLVVSMFGAMFAPKPVDVAREMVRVTKPGGRIVMGNWIPGDPTLVAQMLKISAAYSPPPPDGFISPMLWGSEANVVERFGQAGIPSGNIRCEKDTFIFDAPMPPSDFIYRFRNYYGPSMNAFDAAEKNGRVDELQQELTDLFARQNQSTDPNHTTIPAAFLRVTVTR; from the coding sequence ATGGAAACTAACCCAAACAAAGCCTTGTGGGAAAAAGGTGATTTTACCAAACTCGCTGAACTGATGCGAAAAAGCGGGGAAACGTTCGTGGCGACCCTGGGCATTACGCCAACGATGCACGTGCTTGACCTCGGCTGTGGCGACGGAACAACGGCCCTGCCCGAAGCCCGGCTTGGTGCCACGGTGCTGGGTGTCGACATTGCCCGGAATCTGGTCGCTGCGGGTAACGAACGCGTGAAAGCGGAGGGGCTGACCAACTGCACCTTTCAGGAGGGCGACGCCACCGACCTGCACGCGCTGGCCGATGCCTCGTTTGACCTGGTGGTCAGTATGTTCGGAGCCATGTTTGCCCCCAAACCAGTCGACGTTGCGCGGGAAATGGTGCGGGTAACCAAACCGGGTGGCCGCATCGTGATGGGTAACTGGATACCCGGCGACCCAACGCTGGTGGCGCAGATGCTGAAAATTAGTGCGGCCTACTCACCACCGCCACCGGACGGATTTATCAGCCCGATGCTATGGGGTTCGGAAGCCAATGTTGTTGAGCGATTCGGGCAGGCAGGTATACCCAGCGGGAATATCCGTTGCGAGAAAGACACGTTCATCTTCGACGCACCGATGCCACCGTCCGATTTCATTTACCGGTTTAGAAACTACTACGGCCCCAGCATGAACGCGTTCGACGCGGCCGAAAAGAACGGCCGGGTAGACGAACTACAGCAGGAATTAACCGATCTCTTCGCCCGTCAAAACCAGAGTACTGACCCAAACCATACCACGATACCCGCTGCCTTTCTGCGGGTGACAGTAACGCGCTGA
- a CDS encoding NAD(P)-dependent alcohol dehydrogenase gives MLYCGVCHSDVHQVANDWGNTLYPCVPGHEVVGKVVQTGVDVTKFKVGDIVGVGCMVDSCQHCNPCKEGEEQFCEGPVGWTATYNGYWKPDGSDFNTYGGYSTNIVVKEKFVLSIPDNIDPSVAAPILCAGITTYSPLKHWGVKPGDRVGVIGIGGLGHMAVQIAKAMGATVTAITTKEDKREAALALGASDVLISTDKDAMTEHENTYEFLLCTIPDEFDINPYIPLLKRRGSIVTVGLLAPYAKATNNMNVAKRSLSVGASLIGGVAETQEILDFCAQHDIRPEVQMIQMQDINDAYDKIKSEDVRFRYIIDMQSLKNEE, from the coding sequence GTGCTGTACTGTGGTGTATGCCACTCCGACGTGCATCAGGTCGCCAACGACTGGGGCAACACGCTGTACCCCTGCGTACCGGGCCACGAGGTAGTGGGTAAGGTGGTACAAACGGGTGTCGACGTTACGAAATTCAAAGTCGGCGATATCGTTGGTGTGGGCTGTATGGTCGATTCGTGCCAGCACTGCAACCCCTGCAAGGAAGGCGAAGAGCAGTTTTGTGAAGGGCCGGTGGGCTGGACGGCGACGTACAACGGCTACTGGAAACCCGACGGGTCGGACTTCAACACCTACGGCGGCTATTCGACCAATATCGTTGTCAAAGAGAAGTTTGTCCTCAGCATTCCCGACAATATCGACCCATCAGTGGCCGCCCCAATCCTCTGCGCGGGCATTACCACCTACTCGCCATTGAAGCACTGGGGCGTTAAACCGGGCGACCGTGTGGGCGTCATCGGCATCGGTGGGCTGGGCCACATGGCCGTGCAGATTGCGAAAGCGATGGGCGCGACGGTAACGGCGATCACGACGAAAGAAGATAAGCGGGAAGCCGCCCTGGCCCTCGGCGCGTCGGATGTGCTGATTTCGACCGATAAAGACGCAATGACCGAGCACGAAAACACCTACGAGTTTCTGCTCTGCACCATCCCCGACGAGTTCGATATCAACCCATACATCCCGCTGCTGAAGCGTCGGGGTTCTATCGTTACGGTTGGTTTGCTGGCTCCTTACGCGAAAGCTACCAACAACATGAATGTCGCTAAGAGGTCGCTGAGCGTAGGCGCATCGCTGATTGGCGGGGTAGCCGAAACACAGGAAATTCTTGATTTCTGCGCCCAACACGACATTCGTCCGGAAGTACAGATGATTCAGATGCAGGATATCAACGATGCGTATGATAAAATCAAGTCTGAGGATGTTCGCTTCCGGTACATCATCGACATGCAGTCGCTGAAGAACGAAGAGTAG
- a CDS encoding helix-turn-helix domain-containing protein, with the protein MQPRRISTISEYHQVRELPRPEHPLISVINLDQLDKSYDCEPVSLVLDFYSIALKRNPHSKMKYGQQTYDFDEGVLFFIAPGQVFSIEPAPASDRPAGANPVKSSGWIMLIHPDFLWNTPLARTIRHYDYFDYAVHEALFLSDKEEETMVGIIRSIQQEYQSAIDTLSRDIIVAQLEVLLKYAERFYKRQFITRSLTNNKLLDRLESTLDAYFARELLIETGLPTVQYVADALNVSPNYLSGLLKTLTGQSTQQHIHNKLIERAKAQLSTTDLSVNEIAYALGFEHPQSFSKLFKSKTSQSPVEFRQSFN; encoded by the coding sequence ATGCAGCCGCGTCGTATCAGCACCATCAGTGAGTACCATCAGGTTCGGGAACTGCCCCGGCCGGAACACCCGCTCATTAGCGTGATCAATCTCGATCAGCTCGACAAATCGTATGACTGTGAGCCGGTTAGTCTGGTGCTCGATTTCTATTCCATTGCCCTGAAACGGAACCCGCACAGCAAGATGAAATATGGGCAGCAGACCTACGATTTCGACGAAGGTGTACTGTTTTTTATCGCACCGGGGCAGGTATTCAGCATTGAACCGGCACCGGCGTCGGATCGACCGGCGGGGGCTAACCCCGTAAAATCGTCGGGCTGGATTATGCTCATTCACCCGGATTTTTTGTGGAACACGCCCCTCGCCCGGACCATCCGGCACTATGACTACTTCGACTACGCAGTGCATGAAGCGCTGTTTCTGTCTGACAAGGAAGAAGAAACGATGGTGGGCATCATTCGCAGTATTCAACAGGAGTACCAGTCGGCTATCGACACGCTGAGCCGCGACATTATCGTGGCGCAACTGGAAGTGCTGCTCAAGTACGCCGAGCGATTCTACAAACGGCAGTTTATCACCCGCAGCCTGACGAACAACAAGCTACTCGACCGGCTTGAAAGCACGTTAGATGCTTATTTTGCCCGCGAATTGCTCATCGAAACCGGCCTGCCGACGGTGCAGTACGTGGCGGATGCGCTCAACGTGTCGCCCAACTACCTGAGCGGCCTGCTCAAAACCCTGACCGGCCAAAGCACGCAGCAGCACATTCACAACAAACTCATCGAGCGGGCTAAAGCGCAGTTATCGACCACCGATCTGTCGGTCAACGAGATTGCGTACGCGCTGGGTTTCGAGCACCCGCAGTCGTTCAGTAAGCTGTTTAAAAGCAAAACCAGTCAGTCGCCCGTCGAATTTCGGCAGTCGTTTAATTAA
- a CDS encoding DUF6582 domain-containing protein: MATQKIHERDDVSPTEGEHKYGDVQFADPTNKKYPIDTPEHVRAAWSYINHEKNADKYQPGEVEQIKARIRKAAKQHGVDIETD; the protein is encoded by the coding sequence ATGGCAACTCAAAAAATTCACGAACGCGACGACGTTAGCCCGACCGAGGGCGAGCATAAATACGGCGACGTCCAGTTTGCTGACCCGACTAACAAAAAGTACCCGATCGATACGCCGGAGCATGTCCGGGCGGCATGGTCATATATAAACCACGAAAAGAACGCTGATAAGTACCAGCCCGGCGAAGTGGAACAAATCAAGGCCCGCATCAGGAAAGCGGCAAAACAACACGGCGTCGACATCGAAACAGATTAG
- a CDS encoding NAD(P)-dependent alcohol dehydrogenase, translating to MIAAKGYAAQDPKTPLGPFNFDRREPGPHDVQFDILYCGVCHSDLHQVRDEWGGSIFPMVPGHEIVGRVTAVGSEVSKFKVGDLAGVGCLVDSCRHCENCSDGLEQYCLNGHSQTYNGTEQDHKTPTYGGYSNFIVVDEAFVLHVDERLDLAAVAPLLCAGITTYSPLRHWKVGEGHKVAVLGLGGLGHMAVKFAASFGAEVTVLSTSPGKEDDAKRLGAHKFVVTKDPEQLKGVQGYFDFIIDSVSASHDYNMYLGMLKTDGVHICVGAPPTPSQIVAFSLIPGRKSLAGSMIGGLPETQEMLDYCAEHNITSDIELIDMKDIETAYERMLKGDVRYRFVIDMKTL from the coding sequence ATGATTGCCGCAAAAGGCTATGCCGCACAGGACCCCAAAACGCCACTGGGTCCCTTTAATTTTGACCGGCGCGAACCCGGCCCGCACGATGTACAATTCGATATCCTCTACTGTGGCGTGTGCCACTCCGACCTCCACCAGGTTCGCGACGAATGGGGCGGATCAATTTTCCCGATGGTACCCGGCCACGAAATTGTGGGTCGCGTAACAGCCGTCGGCAGCGAAGTCAGTAAGTTCAAAGTGGGCGATCTGGCGGGTGTCGGCTGTCTGGTCGATTCGTGCCGCCACTGCGAAAACTGTTCCGACGGACTGGAGCAGTACTGCCTCAACGGCCATTCGCAAACGTACAACGGTACCGAGCAGGACCACAAAACACCGACTTACGGCGGGTACTCTAACTTTATCGTCGTCGATGAAGCGTTCGTCCTGCACGTCGATGAGCGGCTCGATCTGGCGGCTGTTGCCCCGCTGCTCTGCGCCGGTATCACGACCTACTCGCCACTACGCCACTGGAAAGTAGGCGAAGGCCACAAAGTAGCCGTGCTGGGTCTGGGCGGGCTGGGCCACATGGCCGTGAAATTTGCCGCGTCGTTTGGTGCCGAAGTAACGGTACTCAGCACGTCGCCGGGCAAGGAAGATGACGCCAAACGGCTGGGTGCGCACAAGTTCGTGGTGACCAAAGACCCGGAGCAACTCAAAGGTGTGCAGGGCTATTTCGATTTCATCATCGACTCGGTATCGGCCTCGCACGACTACAACATGTACCTGGGTATGCTGAAAACCGACGGCGTACACATCTGCGTGGGTGCACCACCAACTCCGTCGCAGATCGTTGCGTTCAGCCTGATTCCGGGCCGCAAGAGTCTGGCGGGTTCGATGATCGGCGGCCTGCCCGAAACGCAGGAAATGCTCGACTACTGCGCCGAGCACAACATCACATCGGACATCGAACTGATCGACATGAAAGACATCGAAACGGCTTACGAACGGATGCTGAAAGGCGACGTACGGTACCGCTTCGTGATCGATATGAAGACGTTGTAG
- a CDS encoding zinc-binding alcohol dehydrogenase family protein — MKTLVCTTPGQLDYRTDVMPAPQPGHALVRIRRIGICGTDLHAFDGSQPYFSYPRVLGHELAGELISVDGDTDCRVGETVTIMPYFHCGYCVACRAGKTNCCERLQVAGVHIDGGMTEYLTVPTYALLPGNGLSLDQLALVEPLAIGAHGIRRADIQPGEHVLVMGAGPIGLGVMTFAKLAGATVTALDLADNRLAFCRDRLGIPHTVNARADDTMEQIRAITGGDMPTVVIDATGSLRAIEQGFSYLAHGGRYVLVGLQKGTISISHPEFHKREATLMSSRNATRADFEQVMNALKTGAVDADAFITHRVDFDEVAATFTGWLDPSAGVIKAMVSLS; from the coding sequence ATGAAAACCCTTGTCTGTACAACCCCCGGTCAGCTCGACTACCGCACCGATGTTATGCCCGCCCCACAGCCTGGCCACGCGCTCGTTCGCATTCGGCGCATCGGCATCTGCGGCACCGATTTGCACGCCTTCGACGGATCGCAGCCGTATTTCAGCTATCCCCGCGTGCTGGGTCATGAACTGGCGGGTGAACTGATATCGGTCGATGGGGATACGGATTGCCGGGTGGGCGAAACGGTGACGATCATGCCATACTTTCACTGCGGCTACTGCGTGGCTTGCCGGGCGGGGAAAACCAACTGCTGCGAACGGCTACAGGTGGCGGGGGTGCATATCGACGGGGGCATGACCGAGTACCTCACCGTACCGACCTATGCGCTGCTGCCCGGCAACGGGCTAAGTCTCGATCAGCTGGCGCTGGTGGAGCCGCTGGCGATTGGCGCGCACGGCATTCGGCGGGCGGACATCCAACCCGGCGAACACGTGCTGGTGATGGGAGCGGGGCCGATCGGGCTGGGGGTGATGACCTTTGCCAAACTGGCCGGGGCCACCGTGACGGCCCTCGATCTGGCCGACAACCGGCTGGCTTTCTGCCGGGACCGGCTGGGCATTCCCCACACGGTAAACGCCCGCGCCGACGATACAATGGAACAGATTCGGGCGATCACCGGGGGCGACATGCCCACCGTTGTGATCGACGCGACGGGGAGCCTACGGGCTATCGAACAGGGGTTTTCGTACCTGGCGCATGGCGGTCGGTATGTGCTGGTGGGGTTGCAGAAAGGTACGATCAGCATTAGCCACCCGGAGTTTCATAAGCGCGAAGCCACCCTGATGAGTAGCCGCAACGCCACCCGCGCTGATTTTGAACAGGTAATGAATGCGCTGAAAACGGGGGCCGTCGATGCCGACGCGTTTATCACCCACCGCGTCGATTTTGATGAAGTAGCCGCCACGTTTACCGGCTGGCTCGACCCTTCGGCCGGGGTGATCAAGGCAATGGTCAGTCTGTCGTAG